A part of Melittangium boletus DSM 14713 genomic DNA contains:
- a CDS encoding PEP/pyruvate-binding domain-containing protein — MKPFFRILVSATLALACTAEPTTPTDTPSREPVEEACQIAEDTTAPDSLKRLSCASDFSAFASQPIDTSIPGARSVKVVLDRYDNDALYFQNSQKYAIHYAFVSKNLSGAGKPVVGSLADFNQTEYYSPDRRFLLGAVTYYEGPKVWALEIAPYDTASATLVTQLYESVRDAGYFGASLVFHPTSEAVQMEAKNLSASIRVMSTDELFAAIDYQPLNLATSVGQLRFLTAEQLETTYLSFRDIIVLDRIPNDISTILGIISEEFQTPLSHVNVLSQNRKTPNMGLRGAMSNEKLRSLEGKWVRLTVGAFEWSIEEVSAAEADAYWETHKPTPVVLPSVDMSVKDLRDIEEVVDESQGTLREAIKAAVPAFGGKAVHYGVLANTPGVPLRKAFAIPAFYYVQFMEENGFYEKLDQLMADPDFVNRPEVRDAKLDEFRKAMKAAPVNTEFQELLKAKLAADYPGQTMRFRTSTNSEDLEGFPCAGCYESHTGDPSDWEDVLKAIRKTWATVWLFRTFEERTYSSIDHKSVVMALLVHHNFPDEEANGVALTANPFDPTGNQPGFYVNIQVGGDAEVVHPPAGVTSDQFIYEFHQPGLPITYLSRSNLVPSGTTVLSAAQVYELGQALDKIHARFSPAYGPASGNSGWYAMDVEFKFDGEPGETPKAIIKQARPHPGRGQ; from the coding sequence ATGAAACCTTTCTTTCGCATCCTGGTGAGTGCCACCCTGGCGCTCGCATGCACGGCCGAACCCACGACACCCACCGACACTCCGTCTCGGGAGCCCGTGGAGGAAGCCTGTCAGATCGCCGAGGACACCACGGCGCCGGACTCCCTCAAGCGCCTGTCCTGCGCATCGGACTTCAGCGCCTTCGCCTCCCAGCCCATCGACACGAGCATTCCCGGAGCCCGCTCGGTGAAGGTGGTGCTGGACCGCTACGACAACGACGCGCTCTACTTCCAGAACAGCCAGAAGTACGCCATCCACTACGCGTTCGTGTCCAAGAACCTGTCCGGCGCGGGCAAGCCCGTCGTCGGCTCGTTGGCGGACTTCAACCAGACGGAATACTACTCGCCGGACCGGCGCTTCCTCCTGGGCGCCGTCACCTATTACGAGGGCCCCAAGGTCTGGGCGCTGGAGATCGCGCCCTATGACACGGCCTCCGCCACCCTGGTGACGCAGCTCTACGAGTCCGTGCGCGACGCGGGCTATTTCGGCGCCTCGCTCGTCTTCCATCCCACGTCCGAGGCCGTCCAGATGGAGGCGAAGAACCTGTCGGCCTCCATCCGGGTGATGAGCACGGACGAGCTCTTCGCTGCCATCGACTACCAGCCCCTCAACCTCGCCACATCCGTGGGCCAGTTGCGCTTCCTCACCGCGGAACAGCTCGAGACGACCTACCTGTCCTTCCGCGACATCATCGTGCTGGACCGCATTCCCAACGACATCTCGACGATCCTCGGCATCATCAGCGAGGAGTTCCAGACGCCGCTGTCGCACGTGAACGTCCTGTCGCAGAACCGCAAGACGCCGAACATGGGTCTGCGGGGTGCCATGAGCAACGAAAAGCTGCGCTCCCTCGAGGGCAAGTGGGTACGGCTCACCGTGGGCGCGTTCGAATGGAGCATCGAGGAAGTCTCCGCCGCCGAGGCCGACGCGTACTGGGAAACCCACAAGCCCACGCCCGTGGTGCTGCCCTCGGTGGACATGTCGGTCAAGGATCTGCGCGACATCGAGGAGGTGGTGGACGAGAGCCAGGGCACGCTGCGTGAGGCCATCAAGGCCGCGGTCCCGGCGTTCGGCGGAAAGGCCGTGCACTACGGCGTCCTGGCCAACACGCCGGGAGTGCCCCTGCGCAAGGCCTTCGCCATCCCCGCCTTCTATTACGTCCAGTTCATGGAGGAGAACGGGTTCTACGAGAAGCTGGATCAGCTCATGGCGGACCCCGACTTCGTGAACAGGCCCGAGGTCCGGGACGCGAAGCTCGACGAGTTCCGCAAGGCCATGAAGGCGGCGCCGGTGAACACGGAGTTCCAGGAGCTGCTCAAGGCCAAGCTGGCGGCGGACTACCCCGGGCAGACCATGCGCTTCCGCACGAGCACGAACAGCGAGGACCTGGAGGGCTTCCCGTGCGCGGGCTGCTACGAGTCCCACACGGGTGACCCGAGCGATTGGGAAGACGTGCTCAAGGCCATCCGCAAGACGTGGGCGACCGTCTGGCTGTTCCGCACCTTCGAGGAGCGCACCTACAGCAGCATCGATCACAAGTCGGTGGTGATGGCGCTGCTCGTGCACCACAACTTCCCGGACGAGGAGGCCAACGGCGTGGCGCTCACGGCCAACCCCTTCGACCCCACGGGAAACCAGCCGGGCTTCTACGTGAACATCCAGGTGGGCGGCGATGCCGAGGTGGTGCACCCTCCCGCGGGCGTGACGAGCGATCAGTTCATCTACGAGTTCCACCAGCCTGGACTGCCCATCACCTACCTGTCCCGCTCCAACCTGGTGCCCAGCGGCACGACGGTGCTGTCGGCCGCCCAGGTTTACGAACTCGGCCAGGCGTTGGACAAGATCCACGCGCGCTTCTCCCCGGCCTACGGCCCGGCCTCGGGCAACTCCGGCTGGTACGCGATGGACGTCGAATTCAAGTTCGACGGCGAACCCGGCGAGACGCCCAAGGCCATCATCAAGCAGGCGCGCCCTCACCCGGGACGTGGCCAATGA
- a CDS encoding response regulator, which translates to MRVENSAGASPGEPLRGRILVVDDEPQIGGAIRRTLRREHEVVTLTSAREAYARLRDGERFDLVLSDVMMPEMSGVELHQELSRLSPDLAARMVFLTGGAFTPYARSFLSDVENPRLEKPFSSEALRDLVQTLIQKEGTAVDSPRPPVPLSPWRAPEPPRS; encoded by the coding sequence ATGCGAGTCGAGAACAGCGCCGGGGCGAGCCCCGGAGAGCCCCTTCGCGGGCGTATCCTGGTGGTGGATGACGAGCCCCAGATTGGAGGCGCCATCCGCCGGACGCTCCGGCGCGAGCACGAGGTCGTGACGCTGACGAGCGCACGCGAGGCCTATGCCCGCCTGCGAGATGGGGAGCGCTTCGATCTGGTGCTCAGTGACGTGATGATGCCGGAGATGAGCGGGGTGGAACTGCACCAGGAGCTCTCGCGCTTGTCGCCCGACCTCGCCGCGCGCATGGTGTTCCTGACCGGAGGGGCCTTTACTCCCTACGCCCGCTCGTTCCTGAGCGACGTGGAGAATCCCCGCCTCGAGAAGCCGTTCTCCTCCGAGGCCCTGCGCGACCTCGTCCAGACGCTCATCCAGAAGGAAGGGACCGCGGTGGACTCCCCGCGGCCCCCGGTTCCACTCAGTCCGTGGAGGGCTCCGGAGCCACCTCGTAGCTGA
- a CDS encoding aerotolerance regulator BatE: MSALAAVLVATVLGQGYYSPEEAQGLFQQANEAFYKQDYAAARTGYEKLLARGFGGPDLQYNLGTTYLAQDDLGHAVLAFERSRREGGEAPDLEANLALARARQLDKVVGTGPEGSFLQRVVAATSGNGAAWGFLGAWLAGCFFFLLFWLLRPGKRAWAAVLGGLLLILSLPAGALLAAHVWVHETLHEAVVIAPTLRAREFPREEAKVSFEVHPGLKVRVMEDAGRYVRIRLPNGLEGWAEREGVAEI; encoded by the coding sequence GTGAGCGCCCTCGCCGCCGTGCTCGTGGCCACCGTGCTGGGCCAGGGTTACTACTCTCCGGAGGAGGCCCAGGGGCTGTTCCAGCAGGCCAACGAGGCCTTCTACAAACAGGACTACGCCGCCGCGCGGACGGGCTACGAGAAGCTGCTCGCCCGGGGCTTCGGGGGTCCGGACCTGCAATACAACCTGGGCACCACGTACCTGGCGCAGGACGACCTGGGCCATGCGGTGCTCGCCTTCGAGCGCTCGCGCCGCGAAGGAGGAGAGGCGCCGGATCTGGAGGCGAACCTGGCCCTCGCCCGCGCGCGTCAGCTCGACAAGGTGGTGGGCACCGGGCCGGAGGGCTCCTTCCTCCAACGCGTGGTGGCCGCCACGAGCGGAAATGGCGCGGCCTGGGGTTTCCTCGGGGCATGGCTCGCGGGCTGCTTCTTCTTCCTGCTCTTCTGGCTGCTGCGTCCGGGCAAGCGGGCCTGGGCGGCGGTGCTGGGGGGGCTGTTGCTCATCCTGTCGCTGCCCGCGGGCGCGTTGCTGGCCGCGCATGTCTGGGTCCACGAGACGCTTCACGAGGCCGTCGTCATCGCGCCCACCCTGCGCGCGCGGGAGTTCCCCCGCGAGGAGGCCAAGGTGTCCTTCGAGGTGCATCCCGGCCTCAAGGTGCGCGTCATGGAGGACGCGGGCCGCTACGTGCGCATCCGCCTGCCCAACGGGCTGGAGGGGTGGGCCGAGCGCGAGGGCGTGGCCGAAATCTGA
- a CDS encoding BatD family protein, with translation MRRIGSGRAALAALSLLLVAMPAWAEVEFYQTVDRTEVGTEDVFQLTVVIVDPPNDAQVRFPAPDDFEVLSSSQSTQRSIEMSGGGPPVIQTVRKHVLMMRAKRVGTLTLPPAVLTGGGRTWRTESVKMTVTRGRTAPPPRSSRSQLPDALRNFPFGSMQDPFAEEEAEEQQEDSQGVPREDLRIPRGDSDLFLRATLDKDQVYVGEQVTLSLFIYSRVDLSSVDSVSMPKLEGFWSEDVESPTQLTGETRVVNGVPYRTYLLRRRALFPMRSGRLSITPAEADITTGMLFVGHRVHRVSNDLDVQVRPLPPGAPKGMSNAQVGDWKLSLETSQQKVELGQPVTVTVVLEGSGNVKNVTPPRLETPSAFKVYDPKTTDKLTPGKWRIQGRRTQEYLVMPQRTGTFTLPSLEFPYFDPKAGRYTVARTEPVEIVVEPGAGGASAMGSQGTTSTPLTDAASEQKNVLTAGGLRPLRYQARFEAPASAVWQRSFYVPAVLAPMGLFLALGLGGFVRGKLSGQDAGNRKRARAARKQLAEAEKLRAGSSSAFYGEVEKAVLNFLEARLHVPVGGLTRDALDAKLAEAGVDATRRERVRFVLESCDTGRFAPGAEQAARERILDDAAAVMEGWDK, from the coding sequence ATGCGAAGGATTGGTAGCGGCCGCGCGGCACTGGCCGCCCTCAGCCTGCTGCTGGTGGCCATGCCCGCGTGGGCCGAGGTCGAGTTCTACCAGACGGTGGACCGCACCGAGGTGGGCACGGAGGACGTCTTCCAGCTCACCGTGGTGATCGTGGATCCTCCGAACGACGCCCAGGTGCGCTTTCCCGCGCCGGACGACTTCGAGGTGCTCTCGTCCTCGCAGAGCACCCAGCGCTCCATCGAGATGAGCGGGGGAGGGCCGCCCGTCATCCAGACCGTGCGCAAGCACGTCCTGATGATGCGCGCCAAGCGCGTGGGCACCCTCACCCTGCCTCCGGCGGTGCTGACCGGGGGCGGCCGCACCTGGCGCACCGAGTCCGTGAAGATGACGGTGACCCGGGGCCGCACCGCGCCGCCTCCACGCTCCTCGCGCTCGCAATTGCCGGACGCGCTGCGCAACTTCCCCTTCGGCTCCATGCAGGACCCGTTCGCCGAGGAGGAGGCGGAGGAGCAGCAGGAGGACTCCCAGGGTGTGCCGCGGGAGGACCTGCGCATTCCCCGGGGCGACTCGGATCTGTTCCTGCGCGCCACGCTCGACAAGGACCAGGTGTACGTGGGCGAGCAGGTGACGCTGTCGCTCTTCATCTACTCGCGCGTGGACCTGTCCAGCGTGGACTCGGTGAGCATGCCCAAGCTGGAGGGCTTCTGGAGCGAGGACGTGGAAAGCCCCACCCAGCTCACGGGAGAGACCCGCGTCGTCAACGGCGTGCCCTATCGCACCTACCTGCTGCGCCGCCGCGCGCTCTTCCCCATGCGCAGTGGCCGCTTGTCCATCACCCCGGCGGAGGCGGACATCACCACCGGCATGCTCTTCGTGGGCCACCGGGTGCACCGTGTCTCCAACGACCTGGACGTTCAGGTGAGGCCCCTGCCTCCCGGCGCGCCCAAGGGCATGTCCAACGCCCAGGTGGGGGACTGGAAGTTGTCGCTGGAGACGTCCCAGCAAAAGGTGGAACTGGGCCAGCCCGTGACGGTGACGGTGGTCCTCGAGGGCTCGGGCAACGTGAAGAACGTGACGCCGCCCCGCCTGGAGACGCCCTCCGCGTTCAAGGTCTATGATCCGAAGACCACCGACAAGCTGACGCCCGGCAAGTGGCGCATCCAGGGACGCCGCACCCAGGAGTACCTGGTCATGCCACAGCGCACCGGGACCTTCACCCTGCCGTCGCTCGAGTTTCCCTATTTCGATCCGAAGGCGGGCCGCTACACCGTGGCGCGCACCGAGCCGGTGGAGATCGTGGTGGAGCCCGGCGCGGGTGGCGCGTCGGCGATGGGCTCGCAGGGGACCACGTCCACGCCGCTGACGGACGCCGCGTCCGAGCAGAAGAATGTCCTCACCGCGGGCGGTCTCCGGCCGCTGCGCTATCAGGCGCGCTTCGAGGCGCCCGCGTCGGCCGTGTGGCAGCGCTCCTTCTACGTTCCGGCGGTGCTGGCCCCCATGGGCTTGTTCCTGGCGCTGGGCCTCGGAGGCTTCGTGCGCGGGAAGTTGTCGGGCCAGGACGCCGGCAACCGCAAGCGGGCCCGGGCGGCGCGCAAGCAACTGGCGGAGGCGGAGAAGCTGCGCGCGGGTTCCTCCAGCGCCTTCTATGGCGAGGTGGAGAAGGCCGTGTTGAACTTCCTGGAGGCCCGATTGCACGTGCCGGTGGGCGGTCTCACCCGCGATGCGCTGGACGCGAAGCTCGCCGAGGCGGGGGTGGACGCCACGCGCCGCGAGCGGGTGCGCTTCGTCCTCGAGTCCTGTGACACCGGCCGCTTCGCCCCGGGCGCGGAGCAGGCCGCCCGCGAGCGCATCCTGGATGACGCCGCGGCCGTGATGGAGGGATGGGACAAGTGA
- a CDS encoding tetratricopeptide repeat protein, which produces MKSRVLGRRVGAWSLLAVWMLPSVAGAAGLLEKEHPLVRQGRDAYTAGRYEDALSSFDQAKKERPNDPAVEFNRGDALMKLGRYNDAKQAFQSVAESNSRPDLRQKATYNLGNVHAATGDTREALKAYRRALTLDPTDAQARHNYEVLLRNLPPPQQGGADGGTDGGQDGGQDGGQDGGTPDAGADAGQPDSGTDGGQDGGSDAGTDGGTDGGQDGGEGDGGQDGGMDGGGDGGPGDGGAENDGGEGDGGEGDGGERDGGEGQADGGQSDSASAADAGTEERDGGMSAEEVDRQEAERLLDAMKQNEKNLQLWRFQQKKRPRNPNAKDW; this is translated from the coding sequence ATGAAATCGCGTGTCCTGGGCAGGCGCGTGGGGGCCTGGTCCCTGCTCGCCGTGTGGATGCTGCCGTCCGTGGCGGGCGCGGCGGGGCTCCTGGAGAAGGAGCACCCGCTCGTGCGGCAAGGCCGTGACGCCTACACCGCCGGGCGGTACGAGGACGCGCTGTCGTCCTTTGATCAGGCGAAGAAGGAGCGGCCGAACGACCCGGCGGTGGAGTTCAACCGGGGCGACGCGCTGATGAAGCTGGGCCGCTACAACGACGCCAAGCAGGCCTTCCAGAGCGTGGCGGAGTCCAACAGCCGGCCGGACCTGCGCCAGAAGGCCACGTACAACCTGGGCAACGTCCACGCGGCCACGGGTGACACGCGCGAGGCGCTCAAGGCCTACCGCCGTGCCCTCACCCTGGACCCCACGGACGCGCAGGCCCGGCACAATTACGAGGTGCTGCTGCGCAACCTGCCTCCGCCCCAGCAGGGCGGCGCGGATGGTGGCACCGATGGCGGCCAGGACGGTGGGCAGGACGGCGGTCAGGACGGTGGCACCCCCGACGCGGGCGCGGACGCGGGTCAGCCTGATTCCGGGACGGACGGAGGCCAGGACGGCGGCTCCGACGCCGGCACGGACGGCGGCACCGATGGCGGCCAGGACGGCGGCGAGGGCGATGGCGGCCAGGACGGGGGCATGGATGGGGGTGGAGACGGTGGCCCGGGAGATGGAGGCGCCGAGAATGATGGGGGCGAGGGCGACGGGGGCGAGGGTGATGGCGGCGAGCGCGACGGCGGCGAGGGCCAGGCGGATGGCGGCCAATCGGACTCCGCGTCGGCGGCGGACGCGGGGACCGAGGAGCGCGACGGCGGCATGAGCGCGGAGGAAGTCGATCGCCAGGAGGCCGAGCGCCTGCTGGATGCGATGAAGCAGAACGAGAAGAATCTCCAGCTGTGGCGCTTCCAGCAGAAGAAGCGACCGAGGAATCCCAATGCGAAGGATTGGTAG
- a CDS encoding VWA domain-containing protein → MTLLEPWRFKFLGEQMGLAQPVYLAMIGLGLLVGVLALWLALRRRSRVRAVLPERLMDKLAPGTVRWLPATQAGLYGLGLMLFGVALAQPQCGTTTEPTKRRGIDVVVALDASKSMLARDVQPSRLERARLELNTLLDELKGDRVGLVAFAGDAFIQSPLTSDYSAVKLFLRAVDPEQMPQGGSNIGDALTLALQVLENADRGSKERVVVLLSDGEDLTGQVKEAVAALKEAHVQVLTVGVGSEQGEPIPVYNRRGEFVDYKKDANGETVITRMDRAGLTAIAEATDGAFFYQPRGVAMAAVLERIDEMQKSELESRVTVRYNERFQVFALPGLVLLLMGMMLPPSWRRRSA, encoded by the coding sequence GTGACGCTGCTGGAGCCCTGGCGGTTCAAGTTCCTGGGCGAGCAGATGGGGCTCGCCCAGCCTGTCTACCTCGCCATGATCGGGCTGGGTCTGCTGGTGGGCGTGCTCGCCCTGTGGCTGGCCCTGCGCCGGCGCTCGCGGGTCCGGGCGGTCCTTCCCGAGCGGCTCATGGACAAGCTGGCGCCGGGAACCGTGCGCTGGTTGCCGGCCACGCAGGCGGGGCTCTATGGCCTGGGGCTCATGCTCTTCGGAGTGGCGCTGGCCCAACCGCAGTGCGGCACCACGACCGAGCCCACCAAGCGCCGGGGCATCGACGTGGTGGTGGCGTTGGATGCCTCCAAGTCCATGCTCGCGCGGGACGTACAGCCCAGCCGTCTGGAGCGCGCCCGGCTGGAGCTCAACACGCTCCTGGATGAACTCAAGGGAGACCGGGTGGGCCTGGTGGCCTTCGCCGGAGACGCCTTCATCCAGTCGCCCCTCACGTCGGACTACTCGGCGGTGAAGCTCTTCCTGCGCGCGGTGGACCCGGAGCAGATGCCCCAGGGGGGCAGCAACATCGGCGATGCGCTGACGCTGGCGCTCCAGGTGTTGGAGAACGCGGACCGGGGCTCCAAGGAGCGCGTGGTGGTGCTGCTGTCGGACGGCGAGGACCTGACGGGCCAGGTGAAGGAGGCCGTGGCCGCGCTCAAGGAGGCGCACGTGCAGGTGCTCACCGTGGGCGTGGGCTCTGAGCAGGGCGAGCCCATCCCCGTGTACAACCGCCGCGGAGAGTTCGTGGACTACAAGAAGGACGCGAACGGGGAGACGGTCATCACCCGGATGGATCGCGCGGGCCTCACGGCCATCGCCGAGGCCACCGACGGCGCCTTCTTCTACCAGCCGCGCGGTGTGGCCATGGCCGCGGTGTTGGAGCGCATCGACGAGATGCAGAAGAGCGAATTGGAGAGCCGGGTCACCGTCCGCTACAACGAGCGCTTCCAGGTCTTCGCCCTGCCGGGGCTCGTGCTGCTGTTGATGGGCATGATGTTGCCGCCCTCGTGGCGCCGGAGGTCGGCATGA
- a CDS encoding vWA domain-containing protein, translating into MLPDLAFHSPHFLWGLLLLPLLIAGSVWEKRRRAVLRFSAAHVFTQNRRGLRTYLLPLLPLLRLVAVAAAVVALARPQSRDTRVRDLNVEGIDIVVALDLSTSMEAGDFRPQNRLHVAKEVLAEFITSRVNDRIGLVVFAGAAYTQAPLTLDYGVLKEVLRQLRTRVLEDGTAIGDALATALNRLRDSDAKSRVVVLITDGDNNAGKISPLDSAGMAKSLHIPVYTILVGKGGKVPFPQGTDLFGNTVWRETEIPINPELLQDIADSTGGEYYRATDPEGLKQGLQKVLDSLDRSKLLEGGASANYRENYHPYLLLAFGLAVLELFLRSTFLRVFP; encoded by the coding sequence ATGCTTCCGGACCTCGCGTTTCATAGCCCCCACTTCCTGTGGGGATTGTTGCTCCTGCCCCTGCTGATCGCCGGGAGCGTGTGGGAGAAGCGCCGCCGCGCCGTGCTTCGTTTCTCCGCGGCGCACGTGTTCACCCAGAACCGCCGGGGTCTGCGCACGTACCTGTTGCCGCTGCTGCCCCTGCTGCGCCTCGTCGCGGTGGCCGCCGCCGTGGTGGCGCTCGCCCGGCCCCAGTCCCGCGACACGCGGGTGAGGGACTTGAACGTGGAGGGCATCGACATCGTCGTGGCGCTCGACCTGTCCACCTCCATGGAGGCCGGCGACTTCCGCCCGCAGAACCGCCTGCACGTGGCCAAGGAGGTGCTCGCCGAGTTCATCACCAGCCGCGTCAATGACCGCATCGGGCTCGTGGTGTTCGCGGGCGCCGCCTACACCCAGGCGCCGTTGACGCTCGACTACGGCGTGCTCAAGGAAGTGCTGCGGCAGTTGCGCACCCGCGTGCTGGAGGATGGCACCGCCATTGGCGACGCGCTGGCCACCGCGCTCAACCGCCTGCGCGACTCGGACGCCAAGAGCCGCGTGGTGGTGCTCATCACCGACGGCGACAACAACGCGGGAAAGATTTCCCCGCTGGACTCGGCTGGCATGGCCAAGAGCCTGCACATCCCCGTCTACACCATCCTCGTGGGCAAGGGCGGCAAGGTGCCCTTCCCCCAGGGCACGGACCTGTTCGGCAACACCGTCTGGCGCGAGACGGAGATCCCCATCAACCCGGAGCTCCTGCAGGACATCGCCGATTCGACCGGCGGCGAGTACTACCGCGCCACCGATCCCGAGGGCCTCAAGCAGGGCCTGCAGAAGGTGCTGGACTCGCTCGATCGCTCCAAGCTGCTGGAGGGGGGCGCCTCGGCCAACTACCGCGAGAACTACCACCCCTATCTGCTGCTGGCCTTCGGGCTCGCCGTGCTGGAACTCTTCCTGCGCTCCACCTTCCTGAGGGTGTTCCCGTGA
- a CDS encoding DUF58 domain-containing protein, giving the protein MLAKDIIRRIRKLEIRTRKVVSDMLAGQYHSVFKGRGMAFSEVRQYQPGDEIRIIDWNVTARMNDAYVKVFTEERELTVMLLVDVSASKEFGSRDRSKSEVAAEVAAQIAFSAIANNDRVGLILFSDRVEKVVPPRKGRTHVMRLVSDILTFQPKGKGTDLAAGLTYLSRLANRKTVTFLISDFLAFGYEPPLRLVGRKHDLVPVVIVDPLEREFPKMGLVEMEDPETGDRFVVDTSDPLVRGRFARVLQAQRDELRRLFKKLELDHVELSTGDDHGMALVRFFRARSRRMAA; this is encoded by the coding sequence ATGCTCGCCAAGGACATCATCCGCCGCATCCGCAAGCTGGAGATCCGCACCCGTAAGGTGGTGTCGGACATGCTCGCGGGTCAGTACCACTCGGTCTTCAAGGGCCGGGGCATGGCGTTCTCCGAGGTGCGCCAGTACCAGCCGGGAGATGAGATCCGCATCATCGACTGGAACGTCACGGCGCGCATGAACGACGCCTACGTCAAGGTCTTCACCGAGGAGCGCGAGCTCACGGTGATGCTCCTGGTGGATGTGTCGGCGTCCAAGGAGTTCGGCTCGCGAGACCGCTCCAAGTCGGAGGTGGCCGCCGAGGTGGCCGCGCAGATCGCCTTCAGCGCCATCGCGAACAACGATCGGGTGGGGCTCATCCTCTTCTCGGACCGGGTGGAGAAGGTGGTTCCGCCACGCAAGGGCCGCACGCACGTGATGCGGCTGGTGAGTGACATCCTCACCTTCCAGCCCAAGGGGAAGGGGACCGACCTGGCCGCGGGCCTCACGTATTTGAGCCGCCTGGCCAACCGCAAGACGGTGACGTTCCTCATCTCGGACTTCCTCGCCTTCGGCTACGAGCCGCCGCTGCGTCTGGTGGGCCGCAAGCACGACCTGGTGCCCGTGGTCATCGTGGATCCGCTGGAGCGGGAATTTCCGAAGATGGGACTCGTGGAGATGGAGGACCCGGAGACGGGCGATCGCTTCGTGGTGGATACGAGCGATCCGCTCGTGCGCGGACGCTTCGCGCGCGTCCTGCAGGCGCAGCGCGATGAGCTGCGCCGGCTCTTCAAGAAGCTGGAATTGGATCATGTGGAGCTGAGCACCGGAGACGACCACGGCATGGCCCTGGTGCGCTTCTTCCGTGCCCGCTCCCGGAGGATGGCGGCATGA
- a CDS encoding AAA family ATPase translates to MNTDIRALTERVQQESGFVELLNQEVGKVIVGQRYMLERILIGVLCNGHVLLEGVPGLAKTLTVRTIAESISASFSRIQFTPDLLPADLVGTMIYNQQAANFTVRKGPVFANVVLADEINRAPAKVQSALLEAMQERQVTIGDTSFPLPSPFLVLATQNPIEQEGTYPLPEAQVDRFMLKVKVGYPTRDEEKVIMDRMSGGKPPAVQKVIALEQLVNARTLVQQIYMDEKVKDYILNVVFATREPARYGLKDQADYIQFGASPRATIALSQASRAHAFLRHRGFVTPEDVKAIAFDVLRHRVALTYEAEAEELTTEKLIQRVFDRVEVP, encoded by the coding sequence ATGAACACGGACATCCGGGCACTCACCGAGCGCGTACAGCAGGAGAGCGGCTTCGTCGAACTCCTCAACCAGGAGGTGGGCAAGGTCATCGTCGGCCAGCGCTACATGCTCGAGCGCATCCTCATTGGCGTGCTGTGCAATGGCCACGTGCTCCTCGAGGGCGTGCCGGGCCTCGCCAAGACGCTCACGGTGCGCACCATCGCCGAGAGCATCAGCGCCTCGTTCTCGCGCATCCAGTTCACGCCGGATCTGCTGCCCGCGGACCTCGTGGGCACGATGATCTACAACCAGCAGGCGGCCAACTTCACGGTGCGCAAGGGTCCCGTGTTCGCCAACGTGGTGCTCGCGGACGAAATCAACCGCGCTCCCGCCAAGGTGCAGTCCGCGCTGCTCGAGGCCATGCAGGAGCGCCAGGTCACCATCGGGGACACGTCCTTCCCGCTGCCCTCTCCCTTCCTGGTGCTCGCCACCCAGAATCCCATCGAGCAGGAGGGCACCTATCCGCTGCCCGAGGCGCAGGTGGACCGCTTCATGCTCAAGGTGAAGGTGGGCTACCCGACGCGGGACGAGGAGAAGGTCATCATGGACCGGATGAGCGGGGGCAAGCCGCCCGCGGTCCAGAAGGTGATCGCCCTGGAGCAGTTGGTGAACGCGCGCACGCTCGTCCAGCAGATCTACATGGACGAGAAGGTGAAGGACTACATCCTCAACGTGGTCTTCGCCACGCGCGAGCCCGCGCGCTACGGCCTCAAGGATCAGGCGGACTACATCCAGTTCGGCGCGAGCCCGCGTGCCACCATCGCGCTGAGCCAGGCCTCGCGCGCCCACGCCTTCCTGCGCCACCGGGGCTTCGTCACGCCCGAGGACGTGAAGGCCATCGCGTTCGATGTGCTGCGCCACCGCGTGGCCCTCACGTACGAGGCCGAGGCGGAAGAGCTCACCACCGAGAAGCTCATCCAGCGCGTCTTCGACCGCGTCGAAGTGCCGTAG